Proteins encoded in a region of the Prunus persica cultivar Lovell chromosome G4, Prunus_persica_NCBIv2, whole genome shotgun sequence genome:
- the LOC18780195 gene encoding F-box/kelch-repeat protein At3g06240 isoform X1 translates to MHGKKEQVEATQGRRRRAVSISGLTSPPSCFSGWLWCKPDLGGSELLISDISVSREVGMPDLSQDIIVDILSRLRLKSVCRFRCVSKSWFNLTTEPHFINTHLNRHRKKQKIILSSNNSLFSLDPEAPIDDDMLPLEIDFPLKNHPNTEWVHMFGSCNGLVCIMPQPEVFFIFNPTTRESLRVPDCPRPSHICPPEPQEVIFHHAYSFGYAPSIDDYKFVKVAYGCMVLIFSLKSSSWKRVQDFPYRHCLEKSGTTLNGAVHWLCRRLEVGGTCVIAAFDLAQEKFSDLPPPESVTDYKRFTTGVLRGCLCLLHQHDRRHSFWIMNKYRVKESWTMIMITDSYASISLKPLCYWKDTKILLARSWKQLLLCNPNDGTCKNFLGNGLPDKFCADVYVECLVSPNLWFRRNSRLRLARITVLCTFLLLVHMNYLLLVTELSKFLTKKSN, encoded by the exons ATGCATGGG AAGAAGGAACAAGTCGAAGCGACCCAAGGTAGGAGAAGAAGGGCAGTCAGTATCAGTGGACTCACTTCACCGCCCTCGTGTTTTTCTGG TTGGCTTTGGTGCAAACCGGATTTAGGTGGCTCAGAGTTGCTTATATCTGATATCTCAGTATCAAGGGAAGTAGGCATGCCAGACCTTTCACAGGATATCATTGTAGACATACTCTCTCGACTTCGTCTGAAGTCTGTGTGTCGATTCAGGTGCGTGTCAAAGTCATGGTTCAATCTTACCACCGAACCCCACTTCATCAACACCCATCTCAACCGGCACCGGAAGAAGCAGAAAATCATTCTAAGTTCTAATAATTCCCTATTCTCCTTGGACCCTGAAGCACCTATAGATGATGATATGTTACCTTTGGAGATTGATTTTCCACTTAAGAACCATCCCAACACTGAGTGGGTTCACATGTTTGGTTCCTGTAATGGTTTGGTCTGCATCATGCCTCAGCCAGAAGTCTTCTTTATATTCAATCCTACCACTAGAGAGTCCTTGAGAGTACCAGATTGCCCCAGGCCAAGTCATATTTGTCCTCCAGAACCACAAGAAGTAATATTTCATCATGCATATAGTTTTGGTTATGCTCCTTCGATCGATGATTACAAATTTGTCAAGGTTGCTTATGGATGCATGGTACTCATTTTTTCATTGAAAAGCAGTTCATGGAAAAGGGTTCAAGACTTTCCTTACAGACATTGTTTGGAGAAGTCAGGGACGACTCTCAATGGAGCTGTCCACTGGTTATGTAGACGCCTTGAAGTTGGAGGTACCTGTGTGATTGCTGCTTTTGATTTAGCACAGGAGAAGTTCTCAGACTTGCCCCCACCTGAATCTGTCACAGATTATAAGAGATTTACAACTGGTGTTTTGAGAGGGTGTCTTTGTTTACTACACCAGCACGATAGGCGACACTCATTTTGGATTATGAACAAGTACAGGGTGAAAGAGTCTTGGACTATGATTATGATAACCGACTCATATGCTTCTATTTCTTTGAAGCCATTATGTTACTGGAAGGATACCAAGATACTACTGGCAAGGAGTTGGAAACAATTACTTCTTTGCAATCCAAATGATGGAACTTGCAAAAATTTCTTGGGAAATGGCCTTCCGGACAAATTCTGTGCTGATGTGTATGTGGAATGCCTTGTCTCTCCGAACTTATGGTTCCGAAGGAACTCGCGGTTGCGTTTAGCCCGGATTACAGTACTCTGCACATTTCTACTTCTAGTGCACATGAACTACTTGCTTCTTGTAACTGAGTTGAGCAAGTTTCTGACCAAAAAAAGCAACTGA
- the LOC18780195 gene encoding F-box/kelch-repeat protein At3g06240 isoform X2, with product MHGVRRRNKSKRPKVGEEGQSVSVDSLHRPRVFLGGSELLISDISVSREVGMPDLSQDIIVDILSRLRLKSVCRFRCVSKSWFNLTTEPHFINTHLNRHRKKQKIILSSNNSLFSLDPEAPIDDDMLPLEIDFPLKNHPNTEWVHMFGSCNGLVCIMPQPEVFFIFNPTTRESLRVPDCPRPSHICPPEPQEVIFHHAYSFGYAPSIDDYKFVKVAYGCMVLIFSLKSSSWKRVQDFPYRHCLEKSGTTLNGAVHWLCRRLEVGGTCVIAAFDLAQEKFSDLPPPESVTDYKRFTTGVLRGCLCLLHQHDRRHSFWIMNKYRVKESWTMIMITDSYASISLKPLCYWKDTKILLARSWKQLLLCNPNDGTCKNFLGNGLPDKFCADVYVECLVSPNLWFRRNSRLRLARITVLCTFLLLVHMNYLLLVTELSKFLTKKSN from the exons ATGCATGGGGTTAG AAGAAGGAACAAGTCGAAGCGACCCAAGGTAGGAGAAGAAGGGCAGTCAGTATCAGTGGACTCACTTCACCGCCCTCGTGTTTTTCTGG GTGGCTCAGAGTTGCTTATATCTGATATCTCAGTATCAAGGGAAGTAGGCATGCCAGACCTTTCACAGGATATCATTGTAGACATACTCTCTCGACTTCGTCTGAAGTCTGTGTGTCGATTCAGGTGCGTGTCAAAGTCATGGTTCAATCTTACCACCGAACCCCACTTCATCAACACCCATCTCAACCGGCACCGGAAGAAGCAGAAAATCATTCTAAGTTCTAATAATTCCCTATTCTCCTTGGACCCTGAAGCACCTATAGATGATGATATGTTACCTTTGGAGATTGATTTTCCACTTAAGAACCATCCCAACACTGAGTGGGTTCACATGTTTGGTTCCTGTAATGGTTTGGTCTGCATCATGCCTCAGCCAGAAGTCTTCTTTATATTCAATCCTACCACTAGAGAGTCCTTGAGAGTACCAGATTGCCCCAGGCCAAGTCATATTTGTCCTCCAGAACCACAAGAAGTAATATTTCATCATGCATATAGTTTTGGTTATGCTCCTTCGATCGATGATTACAAATTTGTCAAGGTTGCTTATGGATGCATGGTACTCATTTTTTCATTGAAAAGCAGTTCATGGAAAAGGGTTCAAGACTTTCCTTACAGACATTGTTTGGAGAAGTCAGGGACGACTCTCAATGGAGCTGTCCACTGGTTATGTAGACGCCTTGAAGTTGGAGGTACCTGTGTGATTGCTGCTTTTGATTTAGCACAGGAGAAGTTCTCAGACTTGCCCCCACCTGAATCTGTCACAGATTATAAGAGATTTACAACTGGTGTTTTGAGAGGGTGTCTTTGTTTACTACACCAGCACGATAGGCGACACTCATTTTGGATTATGAACAAGTACAGGGTGAAAGAGTCTTGGACTATGATTATGATAACCGACTCATATGCTTCTATTTCTTTGAAGCCATTATGTTACTGGAAGGATACCAAGATACTACTGGCAAGGAGTTGGAAACAATTACTTCTTTGCAATCCAAATGATGGAACTTGCAAAAATTTCTTGGGAAATGGCCTTCCGGACAAATTCTGTGCTGATGTGTATGTGGAATGCCTTGTCTCTCCGAACTTATGGTTCCGAAGGAACTCGCGGTTGCGTTTAGCCCGGATTACAGTACTCTGCACATTTCTACTTCTAGTGCACATGAACTACTTGCTTCTTGTAACTGAGTTGAGCAAGTTTCTGACCAAAAAAAGCAACTGA
- the LOC18780195 gene encoding F-box/kelch-repeat protein At3g06240 isoform X4, which translates to MGRRNKSKRPKVGEEGQSVSVDSLHRPRVFLGGSELLISDISVSREVGMPDLSQDIIVDILSRLRLKSVCRFRCVSKSWFNLTTEPHFINTHLNRHRKKQKIILSSNNSLFSLDPEAPIDDDMLPLEIDFPLKNHPNTEWVHMFGSCNGLVCIMPQPEVFFIFNPTTRESLRVPDCPRPSHICPPEPQEVIFHHAYSFGYAPSIDDYKFVKVAYGCMVLIFSLKSSSWKRVQDFPYRHCLEKSGTTLNGAVHWLCRRLEVGGTCVIAAFDLAQEKFSDLPPPESVTDYKRFTTGVLRGCLCLLHQHDRRHSFWIMNKYRVKESWTMIMITDSYASISLKPLCYWKDTKILLARSWKQLLLCNPNDGTCKNFLGNGLPDKFCADVYVECLVSPNLWFRRNSRLRLARITVLCTFLLLVHMNYLLLVTELSKFLTKKSN; encoded by the exons ATGGG AAGAAGGAACAAGTCGAAGCGACCCAAGGTAGGAGAAGAAGGGCAGTCAGTATCAGTGGACTCACTTCACCGCCCTCGTGTTTTTCTGG GTGGCTCAGAGTTGCTTATATCTGATATCTCAGTATCAAGGGAAGTAGGCATGCCAGACCTTTCACAGGATATCATTGTAGACATACTCTCTCGACTTCGTCTGAAGTCTGTGTGTCGATTCAGGTGCGTGTCAAAGTCATGGTTCAATCTTACCACCGAACCCCACTTCATCAACACCCATCTCAACCGGCACCGGAAGAAGCAGAAAATCATTCTAAGTTCTAATAATTCCCTATTCTCCTTGGACCCTGAAGCACCTATAGATGATGATATGTTACCTTTGGAGATTGATTTTCCACTTAAGAACCATCCCAACACTGAGTGGGTTCACATGTTTGGTTCCTGTAATGGTTTGGTCTGCATCATGCCTCAGCCAGAAGTCTTCTTTATATTCAATCCTACCACTAGAGAGTCCTTGAGAGTACCAGATTGCCCCAGGCCAAGTCATATTTGTCCTCCAGAACCACAAGAAGTAATATTTCATCATGCATATAGTTTTGGTTATGCTCCTTCGATCGATGATTACAAATTTGTCAAGGTTGCTTATGGATGCATGGTACTCATTTTTTCATTGAAAAGCAGTTCATGGAAAAGGGTTCAAGACTTTCCTTACAGACATTGTTTGGAGAAGTCAGGGACGACTCTCAATGGAGCTGTCCACTGGTTATGTAGACGCCTTGAAGTTGGAGGTACCTGTGTGATTGCTGCTTTTGATTTAGCACAGGAGAAGTTCTCAGACTTGCCCCCACCTGAATCTGTCACAGATTATAAGAGATTTACAACTGGTGTTTTGAGAGGGTGTCTTTGTTTACTACACCAGCACGATAGGCGACACTCATTTTGGATTATGAACAAGTACAGGGTGAAAGAGTCTTGGACTATGATTATGATAACCGACTCATATGCTTCTATTTCTTTGAAGCCATTATGTTACTGGAAGGATACCAAGATACTACTGGCAAGGAGTTGGAAACAATTACTTCTTTGCAATCCAAATGATGGAACTTGCAAAAATTTCTTGGGAAATGGCCTTCCGGACAAATTCTGTGCTGATGTGTATGTGGAATGCCTTGTCTCTCCGAACTTATGGTTCCGAAGGAACTCGCGGTTGCGTTTAGCCCGGATTACAGTACTCTGCACATTTCTACTTCTAGTGCACATGAACTACTTGCTTCTTGTAACTGAGTTGAGCAAGTTTCTGACCAAAAAAAGCAACTGA
- the LOC18780195 gene encoding F-box/kelch-repeat protein At3g06240 isoform X3 produces the protein MHGSRRRNKSKRPKVGEEGQSVSVDSLHRPRVFLGGSELLISDISVSREVGMPDLSQDIIVDILSRLRLKSVCRFRCVSKSWFNLTTEPHFINTHLNRHRKKQKIILSSNNSLFSLDPEAPIDDDMLPLEIDFPLKNHPNTEWVHMFGSCNGLVCIMPQPEVFFIFNPTTRESLRVPDCPRPSHICPPEPQEVIFHHAYSFGYAPSIDDYKFVKVAYGCMVLIFSLKSSSWKRVQDFPYRHCLEKSGTTLNGAVHWLCRRLEVGGTCVIAAFDLAQEKFSDLPPPESVTDYKRFTTGVLRGCLCLLHQHDRRHSFWIMNKYRVKESWTMIMITDSYASISLKPLCYWKDTKILLARSWKQLLLCNPNDGTCKNFLGNGLPDKFCADVYVECLVSPNLWFRRNSRLRLARITVLCTFLLLVHMNYLLLVTELSKFLTKKSN, from the exons ATGCATGGG AGTAGAAGAAGGAACAAGTCGAAGCGACCCAAGGTAGGAGAAGAAGGGCAGTCAGTATCAGTGGACTCACTTCACCGCCCTCGTGTTTTTCTGG GTGGCTCAGAGTTGCTTATATCTGATATCTCAGTATCAAGGGAAGTAGGCATGCCAGACCTTTCACAGGATATCATTGTAGACATACTCTCTCGACTTCGTCTGAAGTCTGTGTGTCGATTCAGGTGCGTGTCAAAGTCATGGTTCAATCTTACCACCGAACCCCACTTCATCAACACCCATCTCAACCGGCACCGGAAGAAGCAGAAAATCATTCTAAGTTCTAATAATTCCCTATTCTCCTTGGACCCTGAAGCACCTATAGATGATGATATGTTACCTTTGGAGATTGATTTTCCACTTAAGAACCATCCCAACACTGAGTGGGTTCACATGTTTGGTTCCTGTAATGGTTTGGTCTGCATCATGCCTCAGCCAGAAGTCTTCTTTATATTCAATCCTACCACTAGAGAGTCCTTGAGAGTACCAGATTGCCCCAGGCCAAGTCATATTTGTCCTCCAGAACCACAAGAAGTAATATTTCATCATGCATATAGTTTTGGTTATGCTCCTTCGATCGATGATTACAAATTTGTCAAGGTTGCTTATGGATGCATGGTACTCATTTTTTCATTGAAAAGCAGTTCATGGAAAAGGGTTCAAGACTTTCCTTACAGACATTGTTTGGAGAAGTCAGGGACGACTCTCAATGGAGCTGTCCACTGGTTATGTAGACGCCTTGAAGTTGGAGGTACCTGTGTGATTGCTGCTTTTGATTTAGCACAGGAGAAGTTCTCAGACTTGCCCCCACCTGAATCTGTCACAGATTATAAGAGATTTACAACTGGTGTTTTGAGAGGGTGTCTTTGTTTACTACACCAGCACGATAGGCGACACTCATTTTGGATTATGAACAAGTACAGGGTGAAAGAGTCTTGGACTATGATTATGATAACCGACTCATATGCTTCTATTTCTTTGAAGCCATTATGTTACTGGAAGGATACCAAGATACTACTGGCAAGGAGTTGGAAACAATTACTTCTTTGCAATCCAAATGATGGAACTTGCAAAAATTTCTTGGGAAATGGCCTTCCGGACAAATTCTGTGCTGATGTGTATGTGGAATGCCTTGTCTCTCCGAACTTATGGTTCCGAAGGAACTCGCGGTTGCGTTTAGCCCGGATTACAGTACTCTGCACATTTCTACTTCTAGTGCACATGAACTACTTGCTTCTTGTAACTGAGTTGAGCAAGTTTCTGACCAAAAAAAGCAACTGA
- the LOC18780195 gene encoding F-box/kelch-repeat protein At3g06240 isoform X5 → MPDLSQDIIVDILSRLRLKSVCRFRCVSKSWFNLTTEPHFINTHLNRHRKKQKIILSSNNSLFSLDPEAPIDDDMLPLEIDFPLKNHPNTEWVHMFGSCNGLVCIMPQPEVFFIFNPTTRESLRVPDCPRPSHICPPEPQEVIFHHAYSFGYAPSIDDYKFVKVAYGCMVLIFSLKSSSWKRVQDFPYRHCLEKSGTTLNGAVHWLCRRLEVGGTCVIAAFDLAQEKFSDLPPPESVTDYKRFTTGVLRGCLCLLHQHDRRHSFWIMNKYRVKESWTMIMITDSYASISLKPLCYWKDTKILLARSWKQLLLCNPNDGTCKNFLGNGLPDKFCADVYVECLVSPNLWFRRNSRLRLARITVLCTFLLLVHMNYLLLVTELSKFLTKKSN, encoded by the coding sequence ATGCCAGACCTTTCACAGGATATCATTGTAGACATACTCTCTCGACTTCGTCTGAAGTCTGTGTGTCGATTCAGGTGCGTGTCAAAGTCATGGTTCAATCTTACCACCGAACCCCACTTCATCAACACCCATCTCAACCGGCACCGGAAGAAGCAGAAAATCATTCTAAGTTCTAATAATTCCCTATTCTCCTTGGACCCTGAAGCACCTATAGATGATGATATGTTACCTTTGGAGATTGATTTTCCACTTAAGAACCATCCCAACACTGAGTGGGTTCACATGTTTGGTTCCTGTAATGGTTTGGTCTGCATCATGCCTCAGCCAGAAGTCTTCTTTATATTCAATCCTACCACTAGAGAGTCCTTGAGAGTACCAGATTGCCCCAGGCCAAGTCATATTTGTCCTCCAGAACCACAAGAAGTAATATTTCATCATGCATATAGTTTTGGTTATGCTCCTTCGATCGATGATTACAAATTTGTCAAGGTTGCTTATGGATGCATGGTACTCATTTTTTCATTGAAAAGCAGTTCATGGAAAAGGGTTCAAGACTTTCCTTACAGACATTGTTTGGAGAAGTCAGGGACGACTCTCAATGGAGCTGTCCACTGGTTATGTAGACGCCTTGAAGTTGGAGGTACCTGTGTGATTGCTGCTTTTGATTTAGCACAGGAGAAGTTCTCAGACTTGCCCCCACCTGAATCTGTCACAGATTATAAGAGATTTACAACTGGTGTTTTGAGAGGGTGTCTTTGTTTACTACACCAGCACGATAGGCGACACTCATTTTGGATTATGAACAAGTACAGGGTGAAAGAGTCTTGGACTATGATTATGATAACCGACTCATATGCTTCTATTTCTTTGAAGCCATTATGTTACTGGAAGGATACCAAGATACTACTGGCAAGGAGTTGGAAACAATTACTTCTTTGCAATCCAAATGATGGAACTTGCAAAAATTTCTTGGGAAATGGCCTTCCGGACAAATTCTGTGCTGATGTGTATGTGGAATGCCTTGTCTCTCCGAACTTATGGTTCCGAAGGAACTCGCGGTTGCGTTTAGCCCGGATTACAGTACTCTGCACATTTCTACTTCTAGTGCACATGAACTACTTGCTTCTTGTAACTGAGTTGAGCAAGTTTCTGACCAAAAAAAGCAACTGA